A part of Paenibacillus sp. 481 genomic DNA contains:
- a CDS encoding polysaccharide deacetylase family protein, with translation MMKYRFRRAIATMFAGLLVFLLFAGCMESSGVSVELNGAKIADTAGVEMAKDGQLMVSSSFATTVLGVKLETAEAASVPASILSSSPAPSPSYYSDQVAILMYHHLADKPEHDHILSVHDFEQHMKLFKEEGFNVLTMDEYVNYMTKGSPIPDNAVLLTFDDGYESFYTHAFPILRIYGYTATNFIIVSAIDNQTGIPKLTWDQMREMKAAGMSFYNHTYESHLYRPVTSGGATRPMLTHPLFVKDLDRRETKEEYKARIWKDLSTAERRLKEELNNTQGIIAFPFGAYNDHVIETVKSLGMELSFTVTPGMNGPKDKVAFRFDAGNQKQSPKQLISLLKGESGGIVKLAGKDVYVKIAGKRAYFMKQQPIVKNEELWLPLRELSAMSGLQLQWNNASKKLKITTARK, from the coding sequence ATGATGAAATATCGGTTTCGGCGAGCCATAGCTACAATGTTCGCAGGCTTGCTTGTTTTCTTGTTGTTTGCTGGCTGTATGGAGAGCAGTGGGGTATCGGTTGAGCTAAATGGAGCAAAAATTGCTGATACAGCTGGTGTAGAAATGGCAAAGGATGGGCAGCTTATGGTGTCATCATCATTTGCCACTACAGTATTAGGGGTAAAGTTGGAAACCGCTGAGGCAGCGTCAGTACCAGCTTCAATTTTATCCTCATCGCCAGCCCCATCTCCGTCCTACTATTCGGATCAAGTGGCGATTTTAATGTATCATCATCTGGCAGATAAGCCGGAACATGATCATATTTTATCGGTTCATGACTTTGAACAGCATATGAAGTTGTTTAAAGAAGAAGGCTTTAATGTACTCACGATGGATGAGTACGTAAACTACATGACGAAGGGGAGTCCAATCCCAGATAATGCCGTCTTGCTAACATTTGACGACGGTTACGAGAGCTTCTACACACACGCCTTCCCGATTTTGCGCATATATGGCTACACAGCTACGAATTTCATTATTGTATCCGCGATTGATAATCAGACGGGCATTCCTAAATTAACGTGGGATCAAATGCGAGAAATGAAAGCAGCAGGTATGAGCTTTTATAATCACACTTATGAATCTCATTTGTATCGTCCTGTCACGTCAGGCGGGGCAACAAGGCCAATGTTAACTCACCCCTTATTTGTTAAAGATTTAGATAGAAGAGAGACAAAAGAAGAGTATAAAGCGCGTATATGGAAAGATTTATCGACGGCTGAGCGAAGATTGAAAGAAGAACTGAACAATACACAAGGAATTATCGCTTTTCCGTTTGGGGCATATAACGACCACGTCATAGAGACGGTTAAATCCCTCGGGATGGAGCTATCATTTACGGTAACGCCGGGAATGAACGGTCCGAAAGACAAAGTCGCTTTTCGATTCGACGCAGGCAATCAAAAGCAATCTCCCAAGCAGCTCATCAGCTTGCTCAAAGGGGAATCTGGCGGCATTGTAAAGCTTGCCGGAAAGGATGTTTATGTTAAGATTGCGGGCAAGCGAGCTTACTTTATGAAGCAGCAACCGATTGTGAAAAATGAGGAGCTATGGCTCCCGTTGCGTGAGCTGAGCGCGATGTCTGGGCTGCAACTGCAATGGAACAATGCCAGTAAGAAGCTGAAAATAACGACAGCCCGTAAGTAA
- a CDS encoding lysophospholipid acyltransferase family protein, producing MKFIRTAVWFIYFWCYLLCLMPKLRKAKAMQREGRIEEMDAYVAKQVGDWARSLLRIAGAKVKVNGLEHMPDGAAVYIANHQGNFDIPILLGHLGAPKAMFAKAEIAKLPLIRDWMKLFRCIFVDRSNARQAMNSLKEAGEVVASGYSVVVFPEGTRSKGDPIGEFKSGAFRIATKSGAPIVPVRIDGTYKLMEANGFWITPAEVEITILPPVPVDGLSKEEIAALPEQVRTLIVNA from the coding sequence ATGAAATTTATCCGAACGGCAGTATGGTTTATTTATTTTTGGTGTTATTTACTATGCTTAATGCCTAAACTGCGCAAAGCTAAAGCGATGCAACGTGAAGGACGCATCGAGGAAATGGATGCCTATGTGGCGAAGCAGGTTGGAGATTGGGCACGATCGCTCTTGCGAATAGCAGGGGCTAAGGTAAAGGTGAACGGTCTTGAACATATGCCAGACGGTGCAGCTGTATACATTGCCAACCATCAAGGCAATTTTGATATTCCGATTCTGCTTGGCCATCTCGGTGCCCCGAAGGCGATGTTTGCGAAGGCGGAGATCGCGAAGCTGCCATTGATTCGCGATTGGATGAAGCTGTTCCGCTGCATCTTCGTTGACCGCTCGAATGCGCGTCAAGCGATGAACAGCTTGAAGGAAGCGGGCGAAGTCGTGGCAAGCGGCTATTCCGTTGTCGTGTTCCCCGAAGGGACGCGCAGCAAGGGCGACCCAATCGGCGAGTTCAAGAGCGGTGCTTTCCGCATCGCGACGAAGTCAGGCGCACCGATAGTACCTGTACGCATCGACGGTACTTATAAGTTGATGGAGGCTAACGGCTTCTGGATTACGCCAGCCGAGGTTGAGATTACAATCTTGCCGCCCGTTCCGGTCGATGGATTGTCTAAGGAAGAAATCGCAGCCTTGCCGGAACAGGTGAGGACGCTCATCGTTAACGCTTAG
- a CDS encoding RNA 2'-phosphotransferase: MLNKQLETSLSKFMTKLLRHTPTEYGLTLDPSDGSCLLQDVLRVIQAQPRWSTVTQEQVEQVVSQSDKQRFVIDGERIRARYGHSQQKVQYEPGTPPPMLYHGTNTNVVAIILKEGIRSMQRQYVHLSEGTHFATMAGSRRGELVLLTIDTTAARELGAVFYYAGNEVWLAEYIPPAAIKPLNNLQ; this comes from the coding sequence ATGTTGAATAAACAGCTTGAAACGAGCCTAAGTAAGTTTATGACGAAGCTGCTTCGTCATACTCCCACAGAGTACGGTCTGACTTTAGATCCGTCAGATGGATCGTGTTTATTGCAAGACGTATTGCGAGTGATTCAAGCGCAACCTAGATGGTCAACGGTTACTCAAGAGCAAGTGGAGCAGGTCGTGAGTCAATCAGACAAGCAGCGCTTTGTTATTGACGGGGAGCGAATTCGTGCGAGATACGGGCATAGTCAACAGAAGGTACAATACGAACCAGGCACCCCTCCACCTATGTTATATCACGGGACGAACACCAATGTAGTAGCTATCATTTTAAAAGAAGGAATCCGCTCCATGCAACGGCAGTATGTCCATTTATCGGAAGGGACTCATTTTGCAACAATGGCTGGGAGCAGACGAGGGGAGCTCGTTCTCTTAACGATCGATACGACTGCTGCACGGGAGTTAGGAGCTGTGTTTTACTATGCAGGTAACGAAGTGTGGTTGGCGGAGTACATTCCTCCTGCCGCGATCAAACCTTTGAACAATCTGCAATAA
- the rnhA gene encoding ribonuclease H → MAKQKYYVVWAGRQPGIYTSWAECQVQIHQFNQAKYKSFESKAEAEKAFKAGAKGYWGQGKGGASSSSATSSRGSKSASGSIEPVDYDSISVDVGTRGNPGPVEYKGVDTRTGEILFSQGPISKGTNNLGEFLAIVHGLAYLKKIGSNKTVYSDSENALKWVRQKQVSTTLARDASTEEIWNLIDRAVYWLNTNTYENKVLKWQTKLWGEIKADYGRK, encoded by the coding sequence ATGGCGAAGCAAAAATATTATGTCGTCTGGGCTGGAAGACAGCCTGGCATTTATACGAGCTGGGCGGAGTGCCAAGTGCAAATTCATCAGTTCAATCAAGCTAAATATAAGTCTTTTGAATCGAAAGCGGAAGCGGAAAAAGCGTTTAAAGCCGGAGCAAAAGGGTACTGGGGACAGGGCAAGGGTGGAGCATCAAGCTCATCGGCCACTTCCAGTCGCGGATCGAAATCGGCTAGTGGTAGCATCGAACCTGTTGATTATGACAGCATTTCGGTTGATGTTGGCACACGGGGAAATCCGGGTCCAGTTGAATACAAAGGTGTCGATACGCGTACGGGTGAGATTCTTTTTTCACAAGGTCCGATTAGTAAAGGGACGAACAATTTGGGCGAGTTTCTGGCGATTGTTCACGGTTTAGCTTATTTGAAGAAAATAGGCAGCAATAAAACTGTATACAGCGATTCGGAAAATGCGCTCAAATGGGTCAGACAAAAGCAGGTGTCCACGACTTTAGCGCGCGATGCGTCGACAGAGGAGATTTGGAACTTGATTGACCGCGCAGTGTATTGGCTCAACACGAACACGTATGAGAACAAAGTGCTGAAGTGGCAAACGAAGCTCTGGGGCGAAATTAAGGCGGATTATGGCCGCAAATAA
- a CDS encoding metal-dependent hydrolase yields MDTVTHTLFGLTLYAAVDKKDFTPNQKKALLLTTVVGSNIPDIDVISAWWDTAGRYQMWHRGITHSIFLVPVWAAIMSLFNWLVFKVKGWKLLAMGLLAVFIHNTSDLFNAWGTGYVEPFATTRVTFGTIPIVDFTFWAIMLGGLLFSKIKKPTNQPRVYKIVWALMISHLIIQSVQGYALHQKYADQYDEFALAAGFVPGQFQMIGKKGDTVTISNANVFTEPKLTVQLKSKESSNLDRLFMENPKAKTLHEWSPFVVIVDNDKEIGIYDPRFYRNGESFLYESISK; encoded by the coding sequence ATGGATACAGTCACGCATACCCTCTTTGGGTTGACGTTGTACGCTGCGGTAGATAAAAAAGATTTCACTCCGAATCAGAAAAAGGCGCTGCTCCTAACGACCGTCGTAGGCTCCAACATTCCCGATATCGATGTCATTTCAGCTTGGTGGGATACAGCAGGTCGTTATCAGATGTGGCATCGCGGCATTACGCATTCTATATTTTTAGTACCTGTCTGGGCAGCAATTATGTCGCTCTTTAATTGGTTGGTATTCAAAGTGAAGGGTTGGAAACTGCTGGCAATGGGTTTGCTGGCGGTATTTATTCATAATACGAGCGATTTGTTCAATGCTTGGGGAACGGGATATGTAGAACCTTTTGCGACAACACGGGTTACGTTTGGAACGATTCCGATCGTCGATTTCACATTTTGGGCGATTATGCTCGGTGGATTGTTGTTTTCTAAAATTAAAAAACCTACTAACCAGCCACGTGTATATAAAATCGTCTGGGCACTTATGATCAGCCATCTGATCATTCAATCTGTACAGGGGTATGCCTTGCATCAGAAGTACGCCGATCAGTATGACGAGTTTGCACTTGCAGCTGGGTTTGTACCAGGGCAATTTCAGATGATCGGCAAAAAAGGGGACACGGTTACGATTAGTAATGCGAACGTGTTCACAGAACCGAAGCTGACGGTGCAATTAAAGTCGAAAGAGAGTAGTAATCTTGATCGTCTGTTTATGGAAAATCCAAAAGCGAAAACGCTGCATGAATGGTCGCCATTCGTTGTCATTGTAGATAATGATAAGGAGATCGGCATTTACGATCCTCGTTTTTACCGCAATGGTGAATCTTTTTTGTATGAGTCGATTTCAAAATAA
- a CDS encoding DUF418 domain-containing protein, whose product MQRIALLDIIRGFAILGTLGTNIWIFASSKTFVTAEPVILESLTLMLVDGKFLGMLTILFGVGLEIKYRQALRNQLAWPWIYIWSSFILLLDGVLHYVLLVDFDILRGYAITAMIVSFLVSRSERVIKSAMCIALTYHIGSLVLLPRLFTRQDYDDSSSYYVYPDTWFGQMQSRLDAIFDPTAEWISVIPMSVFLFLCGVLLMRRGAFVSDANGRRIQKKLLMWGIGIGLPLNAIAYLHKYMSHTVLDLGGLDRYVFAPMLAFGYMGLIAWRWRHPRITWLSSRMMEVGKTALTCYILQNLLASVLFYSWGLGFATIIGGSSALIISSWLGICVILMLFAHLWLKKFKIGPFELTLKWWSELPQRRWSIYSQKEEVARRFVDK is encoded by the coding sequence ATGCAGCGAATAGCATTACTTGATATCATTCGCGGATTTGCGATTCTAGGTACGCTTGGCACAAATATTTGGATATTCGCGAGCTCAAAAACATTTGTTACCGCGGAGCCCGTTATTCTTGAATCGTTAACGTTGATGCTTGTCGACGGTAAATTTTTGGGGATGCTCACCATTTTGTTCGGCGTAGGCTTGGAAATCAAGTATCGACAAGCACTGCGCAATCAATTGGCATGGCCTTGGATTTATATCTGGTCGTCTTTTATTTTACTGCTTGATGGAGTGTTGCATTACGTGCTGTTGGTCGATTTCGATATATTAAGAGGATACGCGATTACTGCGATGATTGTCTCGTTCTTGGTTAGTCGCAGCGAACGTGTGATCAAATCCGCCATGTGTATTGCATTAACCTATCACATAGGTTCGCTTGTCCTCCTGCCAAGGCTATTTACTAGACAAGACTATGATGATTCTTCGTCATATTACGTATACCCTGACACGTGGTTTGGACAAATGCAGAGCCGATTAGATGCTATCTTCGATCCGACCGCGGAGTGGATTTCGGTTATCCCGATGAGTGTGTTTTTGTTCTTATGCGGCGTGCTGCTCATGCGCCGCGGCGCATTTGTATCAGATGCAAATGGAAGGCGAATTCAAAAAAAGTTACTGATGTGGGGGATTGGAATCGGATTACCGTTGAATGCGATCGCCTATCTTCATAAGTATATGTCGCATACAGTGCTCGATTTGGGAGGATTAGATCGGTATGTATTTGCTCCAATGCTAGCATTCGGCTATATGGGACTTATTGCATGGAGGTGGAGACATCCTCGTATTACTTGGCTCAGTTCTCGTATGATGGAGGTTGGAAAGACCGCGTTAACCTGCTACATCTTGCAAAATTTACTTGCGTCCGTGTTATTTTACAGTTGGGGGCTTGGCTTTGCTACCATCATTGGAGGCAGTTCCGCATTGATTATTAGTTCATGGCTTGGTATATGCGTCATATTAATGCTATTCGCACATTTATGGTTGAAAAAGTTTAAAATAGGCCCGTTCGAACTAACGTTAAAATGGTGGTCAGAATTGCCGCAACGGCGATGGAGCATTTACTCACAGAAAGAAGAAGTTGCTAGGCGATTCGTGGATAAGTAG
- a CDS encoding peptidase inhibitor family I36 protein — protein MKMIKTITVGICFSVLALSTSFSLAFAQNNENPSGVTHNQVKPIIFEGQSYSPQQAATFTQVASQVNHTVVEANGRVFGYEHKADADKHIDRILAAQNNEVVPEEGDYHATFWDFYKYTGASFDVSLAQNKPYVGDFWNNEISSIKTAYKGSGVTLYENINFTGSSIFFAPGAVSENLGWFILRPNVTWDDQTTSIEVKP, from the coding sequence ATGAAAATGATCAAAACAATCACAGTCGGTATCTGCTTCTCTGTACTCGCACTATCTACATCCTTCTCCTTAGCGTTTGCTCAAAACAACGAGAACCCATCTGGTGTTACCCACAATCAAGTTAAACCTATTATTTTTGAAGGTCAATCTTATTCACCACAACAGGCAGCTACATTCACTCAAGTTGCTTCACAAGTTAACCATACGGTTGTTGAAGCGAACGGCCGTGTATTTGGTTACGAACATAAGGCTGATGCAGACAAACATATCGATCGTATACTAGCCGCCCAAAATAATGAGGTCGTTCCTGAAGAAGGAGACTATCACGCAACGTTTTGGGATTTTTATAAGTATACGGGAGCTTCATTTGATGTTAGCTTAGCCCAGAACAAACCGTATGTTGGCGACTTCTGGAACAATGAAATCTCTTCGATTAAAACTGCTTACAAAGGAAGCGGTGTTACATTGTATGAGAATATCAACTTCACAGGTTCATCGATATTTTTTGCTCCAGGTGCCGTTTCGGAAAACCTGGGTTGGTTTATCCTAAGACCAAATGTAACTTGGGATGACCAAACCACAAGCATCGAAGTGAAACCTTAG
- a CDS encoding putative holin-like toxin, which produces MVSFGSLLVMLLTLVVTIVLALVQHKKK; this is translated from the coding sequence ATGGTTAGCTTCGGTTCGCTGCTGGTCATGCTGCTGACGCTAGTTGTTACAATTGTCTTGGCGCTTGTCCAACACAAAAAGAAATAG
- a CDS encoding virulence factor, translating to MKLITIEPTPSPNSMKLHLDETLPAGVRRTYTADNERTAPQLIQQLLALDGVKSIFHTADFMALDRKPNGDWANILAGVRELFGQTEQPAGLEEDLQAWVSFGEAQVYVQYFRGIPMQIRVQAGGEEERVGLSERFVRAVTEVASATLIRDRKLSDYGVRYGDLKEIAREVEQELEAAYHEERVQSLIKQAIASAKSDAPFIEERTALSDEEVAQRLTHADWRMRYAALDRLEPTPERLPLIAQALDDVQTQIRRLAVVYLGELKLPEGMPLLFNALKDSSVSVRRTAGDTLSDIGDPAAIEPMIVALRDANKLVRWRAARYLYEAGDEQAVAVLEEAVNDAEFEVALQARMALERIRSGEAAAGTVWQQMARMREQQESSE from the coding sequence ATGAAATTAATTACTATCGAACCTACGCCTAGTCCTAATTCCATGAAGCTTCATCTCGATGAGACGCTTCCTGCCGGCGTACGCCGTACTTATACGGCCGACAATGAACGTACTGCCCCTCAGCTTATTCAGCAGTTACTTGCGCTAGATGGCGTGAAGAGCATATTCCATACGGCAGATTTTATGGCTTTAGACCGTAAACCGAATGGAGATTGGGCTAACATATTAGCAGGCGTACGAGAGCTGTTCGGTCAAACGGAACAGCCAGCTGGCCTGGAAGAAGATTTGCAAGCATGGGTCTCTTTTGGGGAAGCCCAAGTGTATGTACAATATTTCCGCGGCATTCCGATGCAAATTCGGGTGCAAGCGGGCGGCGAAGAAGAACGCGTCGGCTTGTCCGAACGGTTCGTGCGTGCTGTAACCGAGGTCGCAAGTGCAACGTTAATTAGAGACCGTAAACTAAGTGATTATGGTGTACGTTACGGTGACCTCAAAGAAATTGCCCGTGAAGTAGAGCAAGAGCTAGAAGCGGCTTATCACGAGGAGCGTGTGCAATCCCTGATTAAACAAGCGATCGCTTCTGCCAAATCAGATGCCCCGTTCATCGAAGAACGCACAGCGCTGTCTGATGAGGAAGTGGCTCAGCGACTTACGCACGCGGATTGGCGCATGCGCTATGCAGCGCTCGATCGGCTAGAGCCTACGCCTGAGCGATTGCCACTTATCGCCCAAGCATTAGACGATGTGCAGACCCAAATTCGCCGCTTAGCGGTCGTTTACTTAGGCGAACTTAAATTGCCCGAAGGAATGCCGTTGTTGTTCAATGCGCTCAAGGACAGCTCTGTCAGTGTGCGTCGCACAGCTGGAGATACGCTGTCTGACATTGGCGATCCAGCTGCCATTGAGCCGATGATAGTCGCACTGCGCGATGCCAACAAACTTGTCCGTTGGCGTGCTGCCCGCTATTTGTATGAAGCGGGTGACGAGCAAGCAGTAGCTGTACTTGAAGAAGCGGTAAATGACGCGGAATTTGAAGTTGCACTGCAAGCGCGCATGGCATTAGAGCGAATCCGCTCGGGTGAAGCGGCAGCCGGAACTGTGTGGCAGCAAATGGCGCGGATGCGTGAACAGCAAGAATCTAGCGAATAG
- a CDS encoding MBL fold metallo-hydrolase codes for MRRLYENMDRVETKKTLRELRRWRAERKIRMKTKDFSFVVPNKAPEVEWLHDNRTQLSVSWIGHSTFLIQVGGLNVVTDPVWATRMGLEKRLTSPGIPLAEMPPIDIILISHSHYDHLHFRSIRKLVNPNTLLIVPEGLRDKMQRKVISETKEMAWWDQLQIASLRVTCVPAQHWTRRTITDMNHSHWGGYVIERLDTERENVVETIYFAGDSGYFRGFKQIGERFDIDIALLPIGAYEPEWFMSSQHVTPEEAVQAFEDVGATYMIPMHYGSFKLADDSPREALDRLESARAVKNIAVERVRVLAHGETWKLPE; via the coding sequence ATGCGGCGTTTGTACGAAAATATGGATCGTGTTGAGACAAAAAAGACGTTGCGTGAACTCCGTCGCTGGCGTGCGGAACGGAAAATACGGATGAAGACGAAAGATTTTTCCTTCGTTGTCCCGAACAAGGCGCCCGAAGTAGAATGGCTGCATGACAATCGTACACAGCTGAGTGTTTCTTGGATAGGTCACTCTACCTTTTTGATCCAAGTAGGTGGATTGAATGTTGTAACGGACCCTGTCTGGGCTACACGTATGGGGCTAGAGAAGCGATTGACCTCCCCAGGTATACCTTTGGCAGAGATGCCGCCGATTGATATTATTTTGATTTCGCATTCCCACTATGACCATCTCCATTTTCGTTCCATTCGCAAGTTAGTAAATCCGAATACACTGCTCATTGTGCCAGAGGGCTTACGTGATAAGATGCAGCGCAAAGTGATTTCCGAGACAAAGGAAATGGCGTGGTGGGATCAGTTGCAGATTGCAAGTCTGCGAGTTACGTGCGTGCCCGCGCAGCATTGGACTCGCCGTACGATTACTGATATGAATCATTCGCATTGGGGCGGGTACGTCATTGAGCGATTAGATACCGAGCGTGAAAATGTAGTGGAGACGATATATTTCGCAGGCGACAGCGGCTATTTCCGTGGGTTTAAGCAGATAGGCGAACGTTTTGACATTGATATTGCGTTGTTGCCTATTGGTGCATATGAGCCGGAGTGGTTTATGAGCTCGCAGCATGTTACGCCTGAGGAAGCGGTGCAGGCTTTTGAGGATGTCGGTGCCACGTATATGATTCCGATGCATTACGGCTCGTTTAAGTTGGCAGATGATTCGCCGCGTGAAGCGTTGGATCGATTGGAGAGCGCTCGTGCTGTGAAAAATATTGCAGTGGAACGTGTAAGGGTGTTGGCGCATGGGGAAACGTGGAAGTTGCCCGAGTGA
- the rsgA gene encoding ribosome small subunit-dependent GTPase A has translation MNIFEQKNNDTSNNEITATNREYEQINDNHVQEKAHDSVHEHIQANALTDAKANANVQTTEQKAGIEADAVTEVEATAEPEGLAASPLQSGCGSLTTLGWDERWDAAWEAWLGTLSDAVTRRWNGQLVPARVSLAHKHLYRVIGADGEWLAEVSGQARNAMLAPNGWPTVGDWVAVAPRPAEGRATLVGVLPRRSEFARKVAGNRNDAQLVAANADVALLVTAMTSDFEPRRLERYAALAWESGAMPAVVLTKADATDDENGYIAEAMQAVPGADVYPVSSHTGAGLDRLRALLAPGKTLVLVGSSGVGKSTLANALTGSEHMITQAVREEDGKGRHTTTHRELIPLANGAWLIDTPGMREVGLVAVDGGHGLASAFDDVESLVRSCRFTDCKHANEPGCAVRAAVEQGELEPQRLNSYWKLQRELAHIQRSENAKLKREHARSTKKLHKSIQSAARQRK, from the coding sequence TTGAACATTTTTGAGCAAAAAAATAACGATACAAGCAACAACGAGATTACAGCAACAAATCGCGAATATGAGCAAATAAATGATAACCATGTACAGGAGAAGGCACACGATTCTGTGCATGAACACATACAGGCTAATGCACTTACAGATGCAAAAGCAAATGCAAATGTGCAAACAACTGAACAAAAAGCAGGAATTGAGGCGGACGCTGTAACAGAAGTCGAAGCTACAGCAGAACCGGAAGGCTTAGCAGCCTCCCCGCTACAAAGCGGCTGCGGCAGCTTGACCACGCTTGGCTGGGACGAGCGCTGGGACGCTGCTTGGGAAGCGTGGCTTGGCACGCTAAGCGATGCCGTGACTAGACGGTGGAACGGCCAGCTCGTTCCGGCGCGCGTATCGCTGGCGCATAAGCATTTGTACCGCGTCATTGGCGCGGATGGCGAGTGGCTGGCCGAAGTGTCCGGCCAAGCGCGCAATGCGATGCTAGCGCCCAACGGTTGGCCGACGGTCGGCGATTGGGTCGCCGTCGCGCCGCGCCCAGCGGAAGGCCGTGCCACGCTGGTTGGCGTCCTGCCACGACGCAGCGAATTTGCGCGCAAAGTGGCTGGCAATCGCAATGACGCCCAGTTGGTGGCGGCGAATGCGGATGTGGCTTTGCTCGTCACAGCGATGACGAGCGATTTTGAGCCGCGGCGCTTGGAGCGATACGCCGCACTTGCTTGGGAAAGCGGTGCAATGCCAGCTGTCGTCCTCACGAAGGCTGACGCCACGGACGACGAGAACGGCTACATCGCCGAGGCGATGCAAGCCGTACCGGGTGCCGACGTATATCCCGTGTCGTCACATACAGGCGCTGGGCTTGACCGCCTCCGTGCCCTGCTAGCACCGGGGAAGACGCTCGTGCTCGTCGGCTCGTCTGGCGTAGGTAAATCCACGCTGGCGAACGCGCTAACTGGCAGCGAGCATATGATCACCCAAGCTGTGCGGGAAGAAGACGGCAAAGGGCGTCATACGACGACCCATCGCGAGCTTATCCCGCTGGCGAATGGTGCTTGGCTTATCGATACGCCAGGTATGCGCGAAGTCGGCTTAGTCGCCGTTGATGGCGGACATGGCTTAGCCTCCGCCTTCGACGATGTGGAGTCACTCGTGCGAAGCTGCCGCTTCACGGACTGTAAGCACGCGAATGAACCAGGCTGCGCAGTACGTGCAGCCGTTGAGCAAGGTGAGCTTGAACCACAACGGCTCAACTCGTACTGGAAGCTGCAACGTGAGCTAGCCCATATCCAGCGGTCCGAGAACGCTAAGCTGAAGCGGGAGCACGCCCGCAGCACGAAGAAGCTACACAAATCGATTCAGTCCGCAGCTAGACAGCGCAAGTAA